The sequence GCATTTGCATCATTAGAACCACCTTTTCCTCTTGAGCCGGTATATTTAATTAAACTAATACCATTACCAACTACGGCAGAATTGTTTTTCTCAAAAGCCTCCGGATAATTCGGATCAAATCCTGCTGCAACATCAGCAGACAACATTCTTGAATTTGATAACGTCCTTTTAAATTTAATTAAGTTTGAATCTTTACCTAAAATTTCTGCTACTGCATTTTCAAAAAATTGAGAATGCATTCCGGTGCTGCCTACACTCCCGATCTCCTCTTTATCCACAAATAAACCTACGGATGTTCTTTCCGGGATATCCATATCTAATATTGCCTTTAGAGAAGTATATGCACATACTCTATCGTCATGACCATAAGAAGATATAAGACCTCTGTCCAATCCTACGTCTCTTGCCTTGCCTGAAGGTACCGCTTCTATTTCTGCCGTCAGAAAATCAGATTCGGTTATTCCATATTTCTGGTATAAAGTATTCAATATATTAAGTTTTATTTTATTATCCAAATCCTTCTCCTTATAAGGAATACTTCCTGCAATAATATTAAGCCCTTCTCCTGCTATTCCTTCGTCAAGAGTCTTAGCCATCTGGTCTTTAGCCAAGTGAATTAATAAATCCGTTATTAGAAATACAGGGTCCTTTTCATCTTCTCCTATTTCAACTTCTATTTCTTCCCCATTCTTCTTAATTACAATTCCATGAAGAGATAAAGGAATGGAAACCCATTGATATTTCTTTATTCCGCCATAATAATGGGTCTTAAGCAAAGCTAAATTTGAATCCTCATAAAGAGGAGCTTGCTTCAAATCAAGCCTTGGCGAATCTATATGAGAGCCGATTATATTCATTCCCTTTTCCATATCTTCCTTTCCTATGACAAAAAGTGCTACTCCCTTATTTTTATTATTAAAATAAATCTTATCTCCGGCTTTTATCTTCTTTCCAGTTTCTAATATTTTTTCTAATGGTTTAAACCCTTTTTCTTCAGCCCTTCTGATTATCTCTTTAGTTGCTTTTCTTTCAGTTTTTCCGACATTTAAAAATTCTTTATAATCCTCACCCATTTGAAAGATCTTGTTGAACTCATCTTCTTCAACATACTCCCAAGTATTTTTATGTTTTAAGAATAATTCCTCCTGAAGCATTTTCCCTTTACTCTTTTCACTCATTTAAATCCCACCTTTATATTTTCTTTATATTATTTTTATAAGCAAATATGGCTGCTTGGATTCTATCATTTACTTTAATCTTCTTAAATATATTAGAAACATGATTTTTAACAGTTTTTTCGCTTATGTATAATTTATCTGCTATCTCTTTATTGTTAATTCCTTCTGCCAAAAGGGTGAGAACTTCATATTCTCTTCTGGTTAAAGACTTAATCTTAGCTAAATCTTTATTCTCCTCTCCTTTTGAATTAATCTCATCAACAAGCATCGAAGCAATACTGGGCTGTATATAAGTCTTACCGGCATAAACGTCTTTAATGGCTTTGACCAAACTGTCCGAATCAGAATCTTTTAAAATATATCCATTTGCTCCAATTTTCATAGTCTCAAAAAGATATTCCCGAGCATCATGAATAGTTAGCATAATAATTTTAGATGTTTGTCCCATATCTTTCAATCTTCTTAATACTTCAATTCCATTTAATTTGGGCATATTTATATCCAATAATATAACATCAGGCTTACATTCTACTGCCTTCTTTATGGTCTCTTCCCCGTCTCCGGATTGAGCGATAACTTCAATATTATTTCCCAGCTCTAACAATTGCTTCAGTCCCTCTCTCATTAAAACATGATCGTCTGCTATCATCACTGTTATATTCTTACCTTTCATACGTATAGTTCCTCCTCTACAAATGGTATATAAAAATAAAGTTTCGTTCCCTTCCCTGGAGACGACTTAATTTGTAATTCACCATCTAATAATTCAATTCTTTCACGCATACTTATTAATCCAAATCCATTTTTCTTCGGCTCATATTCAATATGTTTATTATCGCAATCAAACCCAACTCCATTATCCGAAATAATTACATTTAATCTTGACTTTGCCTTCTCTACCATAATAGAACAAATACTTGCCTGAGAATGTTTTTTGACATTGGCCAGAGCTTCTTGAATTACTCTAAAAACCGCAACTCCTATAGTCGAATTAACATCGCTTATGTCGCCGATAACGTTTAACTTTACAATTATACTGTTTTCTTTCATATAATTATATATATATCTCTCCAACGTCGGCTTCAATCCTAAGTCGTCCAAAGACATAGGTCTTAAGTCATAAATTATTTTTCTTACATCTTTAAGGGTTTCTCTTACTATTGTTTTCAAGTTGCCGAGTTCAACCTTTGCTCTCTCTTTATCTAAATCCTGTAACTTTTCACACAGCTCTGCTTTTATCAAAATATTTGCCATGGATTGAGCAGGCCCGTCATGAATGTCTCTTGCGACTCTTTCCCTCTCTTCTTCTTGTCCTTCGATTATTTTAATACCTAAATATTGACGTTTCCCCAAGTCATCTATAGTTAAAAGGATTTGATCGGTATTTTCTTGAAGATATTTTACTGCAACTCCGATTTTTTTATTTACATTATCTGCCTTTTTCATAATGTCAAGATTGGCCTTAAGTCTTAATTCATACTCATATCTTCTTTCCAGCAAAGTTCTTTCTTTTTCTCTTAAGAGAATAAGTTTTATTCTTAAATCATTTGCTTCTTCATAAGCATCCTTTATATCCTGCTCACTATATATGTCAAAATTTTTACTAACGGTAGCAAGCTTAAACCTGGCCTTTCTTTCTTCAATTTCAGCAAAATCTACTTCCTTGGTTGTATTATCCACCAATTTTTTTATATCCGATAGTTCTTCTTCTATCCTTGTATATTCCTTTTTGATATTTTCCGATATATCAATTATTTCCTCTCTTCCTGTTTCAATAGCGTTAATTGTTTGATGAAATACATCATTGATCCTCTTTATGTTTAAAGAATCACTCATTACATACACCTCTAAACTAAATTTTCATCTGCTCTATTTCACTTTTTTCACTATCATTAAGAACTTTTTCTAAATCGATAATAATTATAAGCCTTTCTTCACTTAATTTTCCCACCCCTATTATATATTTTCTATCTATACTTGAAATAATATCCGGTGCAGGATCAATCTCATTGTCATTTAACCTTACCGTTTGAGATGCCTCATCTACTACAAACCCTATTTGTTTTTCATTAAGATTAATAATAATAACTCTGGTATCAGCATTAATTTCCGTATTCTCAAGATTAAACCTCTTCTTTAAGTTAATTATAGGTATTACTTTACCTCTATAATTGATTATTCCATCAATAAACTTAGGAGTATTGGGAACTTTCACCGTTTCTTTATAAGATCCTATTTCTTTGACATTCATAATATCAATTCCATATTCTTCTTTTCCTAATTTAAAAACTACATATTGATTTTCTGACATAAATCTTCCCTCCTATTCTAAATATAATATATTTCTACATTTTTCTCATTTATCCTTCTATATAATAAATATAATCTTTAGTACCTACTATTGAAATTGCAGGACTATTTTCCATTATTTGTAATTAAAATCAAAAATAATAGAACCCTGATTACTACTAAATATATAATTAAAAAGTACACAATGTGTACTTTTTAATTATATAAAAATAAGCATAAATAAAGACGCTAAAAAATCAATAACCCCTATTATCATAAATATCTTATTTAAAACCTTGTACAATTCTTTGCGAAATTTAAGATTGTCATGCATTCTTACCTTAGAAATAGTTTTATCATCAAATCGAGTTTGCCTCAACTCATCTATTGAAATCTCCCCTTCTGATTTTTTTACAATCTTCTTATGGAGAGACCAAGATTGTAATTCAAACACAACCCCAACTACCAAAAACACCATTGAGACTATAAAAAAATTATTACTCAATCTTGTAGAAAAACCTGTTTCTTTATTGATAAATAAGGATAAGAATAGCACCACTGCCATATCTATGGATAATAATATAATTATTAATTTTTTCCTATTCTGCTTGTATTTTTCCACAGCTTTCCCTCTTCTTTATTTGAAATGGCAATTTAATATTGCCCTTATCAAACTTTTCTTCCTTAAGTTCTTTAATGATTTTTCTTATTGCCACCGCTCCAATATCGTAATAGGGTTCTTTAATCGTAGTAAGTTTAGGTCTAAGAATCTGACTTATTTTAATGTCACCGTAGCCTGCCACAGAAATATCATCGGGTACCTTTACTCCGCAATCGTAGAAATAATTAATCAGCCCTATAGCAAGCTCGTCATGACTTAGGAATACCGCTGTAGCATCATATTTTTCTACTAAATCTTCAACTTCCTTGCCTATATCATATCCGTCTTCAATGCTACATCCTTTTGCAAAACAGATTAATTCGTCTCCCTCTCCAAATTCATCAATGGCCTTTTTATATCCTTCAATTTTGAACTTTTCCAATGAATATTCTTCGTTTTCATGAGTGCTGACATAAATAATATTTTTATGTCCCAAACTGATTAAATAATTAGTCATCTCATAACTTGCATCTAAATCGTCTATGGATACCGTAAGGACATTTTCCATATAGAAATACTTATTCAAATACACAAATGGTATGTTCTGTTGATCTATTTGTTCTTTAACTTTTTCATTTATTATTTCGGATATTAATATTATTCCTTCCACCTGTTTCCTATTCAATAGCTGAATAAATTTTAGCTCCGTCTCCTTATCTCCATAACTGCTGCACAACAATATATCATAATTATACATCTTACCTACTTCTTCAATTCCTCTAATTATCTGAGCTACATAGGAATTCCCTATATCAGTGGCAATCACACCTATCAAGAAAGATTTTTTAGTCACTAATGTTCTAGCCACCTCATTAGGTTTATATCCCAGCTCGTCAATAACCTCCAAGACTCTTTTTCTTACCTCGGGACTCACTGGTTTTGAATCATTTATAACTCTGGATACTGTTGATATAGAAACTTCCGCCATTTTAGCCACATCTTTAATTGTTGCTGACATTTTCAATCCTCCTATTCATAGGTGTATTAATTATCTTTAATTATTTGTTAAATTATATCACAATTAAAAGTATATATGCAAATAAATAACTCAATTAAGCAAAGGCGAAAATATGCTGCATATAGCTTTAATAAAATTATAACTGTTATAATCGAACTCTTTCTCTTTAAGTGGAACCGACAAATATACAATACCTTTCATTATACCTTTATAAATCAACGGAAATACAACTATTGACTTCCAATTAGGTATCCCTGATAAAGCATCCACATCTCCGATATCTTCCCAATCAATTAAAAATTCACCTTTTTTGCTCTCTATAGTTTTCTCCAATATTTCCTTATTATAATAAGGAATCTTTGAAAATCCCTTCGTAAATCTTTTACGGGAATAAGATTTTTCTATTTTCCCTGAATCGCTTAATGTAAATAAAATAATATTCTCTGCTGATAATATTTCCATAGTTCTCCCTAGAAATTCATAAATTTTATTTCTCAAAGAATTATCCTTTCTTAAAAGATCTACCATATCCATTAATGCCAATACGTTTCTTTGATCTTGAACGGTATTGCCGGTAACTATTCCGGCCAGTCTGTCTACCCTTTCAAAAGAATTAACAATATTGGAATTCCAGGCTTCTACCCTGTTTCTTCCATTCTCTTTTGCACAATATAAAGCTTGATCTGCTTCTTCGATTAATTCTTCTTTAAACTGACTATGATCTGGAAATATGGATATTCCTATGCTTACTGTTAAAAGGCAGCTTGAATTTTCAATATTTAACTCCTCTATTTTTTTCCTTAATTTTTCTGCAACTTCCTTTGCATCCCTTTCCGAAGTGTTCTGAAGAATCACTATGAATTCTTCACCTCCATATCTTGCAACTATATCAGTAGAGCGAACATTTTGAACTAATGTATTGCCTATTTTTGATAGTGCTTCATCTCCTTTTCTATGTCCATAAGTATCGTTTATATCCTTAAATTTATCTATATCAATCATAAGTAAAGCAAATCTTTCTCCGTTTATTTTAACATTATACATTATATCATTGATTATAATATCAAAATACTTTCTGGTATAGGTATTGGTCATAGCATCAATGGTAGACATTATCTTTAAATTGTAATTCTCCAAATTCATAAAAACCAAATATGACAATAAATCTGCAAGCTGATACCTTTCATAATCAAACCTATTAAATAGTTTATCTGTTTGTAGATAAATATATCCTATTATTTTTTCATTTTTAAGGTTATGTTTTCTTCTATCTTTATGAACAAAATTATTTATATAACCATTAGGCTTATACACCGGCACACATATAAAGGCTTTATTTTCTTTCGAGAGCGATTCCGTAAAAAATTTCTTTTTAAGTTCTTTGGGAGTATTTTTAATTATAACCCCAGTACTATTTTCCCCGATTATTTTTAAAATATTTTCGTCTATAATATCCGAATCCTTGGAATTTAAGCTGACAACCAAAGAAAGGTCTTTATTTTTTTCATCATAGGAAAATATAAATCCCTTTTGAGCAATAGTTTTTTCTGCTAAATATTCCAATATTAAATGAAGATTCTCTTTATAATTATCGGTAAAATTTACTATTAAATCTTCTAAATTTTTTATTTTATTTGTAAATTGTAAATCTGTACTGTTCCCCAACATTTTTCTAAGACAATCATTATCTATTAGTTCAGATATTTTTTCAAATTCAAAATATTTTTCAATAGAATCTTCCTTTTCTAAATCTTCTAAACATATATAAGGTATATCTTTCTTAAAAATTTCCTTAAATATGCTTTTCATTTTTTGTTTAATTTCATTTCCCCTATTGATTTTGATATATTGAATTTGAAATTTTTTATCAGGTATTCTTATAGTTAGCCTATAAAGAGCATCTAAAGTTTCAGTATAAAATTTCAATGATTTATAATAATCTCCAAGTTGATAAAATTTATCTGCGATAATAAAATTTCCGTAAAATTCAAAATACAGTATATCATTATTTTTCATTTCATTTTCCAAATACATAAGTTTAGAACTGTCCCCATTATTCCCATCAAGATAATATAATAGTAAATTTCTAATGAAATCCAGGGAATCCTTATGATATTTTTGAACTAAGTCCTCATCTTCTTTTAATAAATCATAAGCATAATCAAGATCCCCTTCTAAAATTGCAATAGTGGAAAACTGAAGCAGGGCTTTTCTTCTGTCAAAATTATACTTTCTCTTTCTAAATTCTTTTCTTATTTCTTCTATATGTTCTTTGTCAAATTTTGACTGTTCATAGTATTTAATTAATATTATTCTAATTTTCGATAGAAGATAATCTCTCATGTCAAATTCCTTACACATCTGTATGGCTCTGTATGTATTCTTCAACGATTTTTTCCACATGCCAAAGGTATAATAGAATTCTCCCATGAAATTAAAATATTGACCTAAGGCCTCTTTTTCTTTGTTAGGGTTTTTGATATATCCTTGTTTCAGTTCTCTGTAACAATTATAGCATAGACCGTATTCTCCCGTTGTTAAATATATATTCCCCAAATTTATGTTGGAAAGGAACAACATGTTTCCATTTTCAATATTCTCAGCTATTTCTTTAGTTTTTCTGATATACTTTTTCCCGTTTTCATAATCATGATTTCCAATATAGATTTCACCAACATTATTCAGAAAAGTCATTTCCAGATCTAAATCTCCAATTTTTCTGCTTATATTCAAGCCTTTATTATAGTATTCAATCGCTTTATCTATATCTCCATAATACTCAATATATACATTTGCCATATTATTTAACGGTTTTATAAACTCCACATAGTCCTCCGTTCTTTCAAAATATTCTATACTCTTAAGAAAATTTTTTTCCGCTTTTTCCATATTTCCCGAATAATAATCGATGATTCCTAACAAATTATAAAAATATCCTGTATTCTTTTCTGCTTTTTCTCTTTCGGAAATCTCCAACCCCGCTAATAACTCCTTCGAAGCACTGTCATAATTGCCTTTGTATATTTCGATCTTACTTAATGAAATGATCGAATTGAGTAATCCTTCAATATTATTTACATCTTTTGCAATGTTCTTTGCGGAAAAGGAATATTTAAAGGCTGAATCAAGATCATTTTTCTTATAATAAATTTGTGCTATTGAGTTCTTACTATCGACAATATATTTTACAGAATTATATTGTTCCGCCTCTTCAAGTAATTGCTTATAAACTTTTAGTGCTTTTTCATTCTGATATCTTAATACATAAAGCCTGCCAATACTTTCCAATACTCGAAGCTTTCTTTCATCTTTCCTATCTTTTAATAAATCATATGCTTTCTCCCAGAATAAAACAGACTGAGAATTTAGCAAAGACTCCATTTCCTCAGCATAATCAATTGTATAATCAATAGCCTTGTCCATTTGATCCGATTGTATTAAATGATATATGAGTTCTTCCAAATCTATATTTTTATTATTCTTATATTCTTCTTCCAATATGACTGCCGATTTTTTGTGCAGTTCCTTTTTTTGTATTGGATCTATAGAATAATATATCATCTTTTTTAATTTTAAATCATATACAATATAACTATATCCCCAATCTCCAACCCTTTCATCCACAAAATCTGCCTTTACCAGCTTATCCACTATCTCATTTAATTTATTTACGTCCATATTCACCATTTTAATAATACTATTTTTAGAAACGGGATTATTAAATATTGAAATAATTTTAAGTACATAGAGAGAATCATCGTCAAGGGAGTTCAACTGTTCTTTTAATGTATTATCAAAACTGACAGGCAGATAAATTTCCGAATAGGTCTTGTTTATCAAGTCCCAATTGCCTCTTTCATTTATCCTCAGCTCTCCTTTGGAGCAAAGATCATAAAGTAGCAATTCAATAAACCTCGGATTACCTAAGGTTTCCTTAAGAAGGCTGGCCGAAAAATTCAAGGGTTTAAAACTCATTCCCAAAATATATTGAACTAATTCTCCTATTTCTTGTAGCCCCAATTTAGATAACTTTATATCTTCAATATAACCTTTAGCTCTCCATTCTTCCAAAAATTTGGATACATTTGAATCAGAAATTTTGTCTCCGCTGTCGGACAGTATAAATGCTATGGAAAACTCCTTAGGACTTTTCAAAATATAATCAATAATCGTTAAAGTTTCTATATCACTGTAATGGATATTATCGATCACTATATTTAAGGATTTAATTTTAGATAAACCATCCATTAAATTTAATAATCTGTCATAAAGTCTAAATTTATCCTCGTTTTCTCCCAAAGAGGGAGTCGGAACTATATCTTTTGCAAGATTTAACTCCGGCAATATTTTTACCAGTTCTCCACCGTATTTATCTAATAATGACTTAGGAATACCCTTTATTGCTTGTCTCAATATATCTCTGATTACTTTAAAGCTTTCATTTTCCTTTTTGGTAATATAACTGTTATATACATCTATTCCTTTAATTTTCAAGCGATAAGATACTTCCTTTAAAAACCGAGTTTTCCCCACTCCCGGCTCCCCACTCACTAACACAATCTTCTTATTACATCTTCTGCCACGATAATCTCCACAAATTTGTAGAACCCGTTTTAATTCCTCACTTTGCCCAACCATCTTAGTTTTAAAATTAATGGTTTCCCTCTCTTTTCTTAAATCATATTCATATCTTATATGAAAAGCAGAAGAAAGTTTATTTACAATATGTGATAAATTAATATCCTTTCCATCCTTGTTACTTTCAACTAAATTATCATATACATTCTCTATAACTTGAAACTGTCCCTTCTCTAAAATTTCATCGGGAAACAAATATTTGATTATCATTCCTAAAAAATAAAAATCAGTTTTTATATCCTTAGACTTTTCTTTCAACAGAGTTTCCGATAAAATAAACTGATTAGTATTTTTGCCATATTCATTCTCTAAATTGTCTTCAAAGGTTGATATCAAATTTCGTAACTTAATTTCACGATTTTTCAATACATAAATATTTTCGGGATTCAAAGACTTATATGTTATTCCCCTAAAATGCAAGAAATTCAAAACTACACAGAGCTGAATAAGAATAAACACCTTGTCTTTAACGGACAATTCATCTCGTATCTGAGCTAAAGTTGAAGCATCTATATACTCGCTTACATAATAATATTTATTTATATTAACCGTACTTCTGTCTATTGTCCTGCAAATATCAAATTGCTCACAACTTAAGAGATACTTATGTTTAATACTGGAAATAAAAATAAAATTTTCAGTTAAATAGTCAATGAGTTTTCCATGTTCTTCATAATTAAAAAATTTTAAAAATTTCTTTTCTTCATTATTCCATAAGTCCTCAACTACATATAAATCATCTTTAGTACTATGATGTAATATAGTCACTATCTTGAATCTGTTATTAATAAATTTCATAGCTTCATTCCCCTTTAAAATCAAAATACCAAGTTTTAAAATAACTATAACGTTACTCTTCCCTAATAGCGTTATATAATATTTTTAGACATTCTTTTAATTTTGTTTTATCTTCTTTATTGAAGCTTCCAAGTTGTTCTTGCAGATATTCTCTCCTCTTCTCAAGAACTTTTTGAACCAATTCATTCCCCAGAGGCATAACTTCTATCCTTACAATCCTTTTATCCCTTAAATCCTTCCTCCTTTCCACAAGTTTATTTTTTTCCATCCTGTCAATCAAATCAGTTATTGTACTGCAGGCAAGAGCCATTTTCTGACTTAATTCTCCTATAGTCAAACTTTCTTCTTCATGTATTAATATTTGAAGAGCAGTAAATTGAGGAATAGTTATATTAATATCATTAAGAATTTCTCTCCCCTTCAATCTTACTATACAGTTGATTTTCCTCAGATACCTTTCAATTTCCATTACATCTTCTTCACAATTATTATTCAAAAAAATCTCCTCCAAAGTCCCGCTTTTAACATTTCTTTAATAAGAATTTTATAATGTCCTAACCTTTAAGTCAATATAATAATACCATAAATAAATAAAATTCTGACAATAAAATTGTCAGAGTTTTATTTAATAAATATTCTAAAGCTATTTGGCAGTACTTCAAATGTTGCGGGAAGTTTCCCTCCATATTCCCCGTCTATATCTATAGGTATACCTTCTTCTGTGAAAACGGATATCTTTTTAGTCTTAAAATACCTAACATTAGGATGATTTATATGGTCACCGCTAAATATATTTATAAATATCGAAACTAAATCCTGTATGTCCGATTTTTGGATGATAATACAATCCAAATATCCGTCACAGACTTCCGCCTTGGGAGCAAGCCTTTTAAACCCTCCTATTGAAGAACTATTAGATATCATAAACAACAATATATCTTCTGCTCCGTTATACTCCTCACTTTCAAATTTTACTTTTATAGGTTCAAATTTCTGCCTTGGTATCTCTTTTAATCCCTCTAAATAATATGCCATTCTTCCAAGAACCGCTTTGGTTTCCGATTGAACTTGATAGCCTACATTAGTCAATAAACCACTTGCAGCTACATTCATAAAGTATTCATCATTAACTCTTCCTAAATCCACATCTATCGTTTTACCTTTTCTTATCATTTCAAAAAAATCCCATCCGCTTTTAGGCAGCCCCATATGATTGGCAAAGTCATTAACCGTTCCTGCGGCCAATATAGCCACGGGTATTTTCTTTTTCCCCAAAACTATTCCCTTTGCAACCTCATTCACTGTTCCATCTCCGCCACATACAACTATTATATCCCAATCTTCTTTACAGGACTTAATCGTTTCCTTGGTGGCATCACCTTTTTCTTCAGTGACAAACTTTCCAACTATGTATCCATTGTCAATAAGAAATTTACATATATGATCCAACTTTCTGTTAATTAACTGTCTTCCTGAAGATGGATTAAATATTATTTTAACTTTTTTCATGAATATCAGCCTTTCTAATTTTTTCTTATCACTCCAAGGAAATATTTCATAATTATACAATTATAATTATACACTTTGTTTACTTTTTTAACATATAAATTTATAATAACCATATCAAAACTTCTTTCAAATAATTAAGAAGTTCTTAAACAGCAGAACTTCTTAAATTGATCTTAATTCATTCTTTTAAGTATATCTTGAAGGGCTCGAGCTTGAAGACCGCAGTCTTCCGCAAAACTTTTAAAAGTTTGAACTAATTCCTTATCTTCAACTTTCTTAGAATACATCTCATAATCTCTGACCATTTCCTGAGCGTCTAATATTTTCTTTTTAAGCATTTCTTTTGTATTTAGCTCCATAAATTCACCTCCAATAAACTATTATTAGTTTTTCATCAAATATTATTTTTATGTGAATGATTTTTTTACTTTAAAACTTATTTTTTTCAATTATAATAGTTAGTATAAAGTTTATTTAGAGAGTCAAAGT is a genomic window of Acidilutibacter cellobiosedens containing:
- a CDS encoding diguanylate cyclase, which codes for MKFINNRFKIVTILHHSTKDDLYVVEDLWNNEEKKFLKFFNYEEHGKLIDYLTENFIFISSIKHKYLLSCEQFDICRTIDRSTVNINKYYYVSEYIDASTLAQIRDELSVKDKVFILIQLCVVLNFLHFRGITYKSLNPENIYVLKNREIKLRNLISTFEDNLENEYGKNTNQFILSETLLKEKSKDIKTDFYFLGMIIKYLFPDEILEKGQFQVIENVYDNLVESNKDGKDINLSHIVNKLSSAFHIRYEYDLRKERETINFKTKMVGQSEELKRVLQICGDYRGRRCNKKIVLVSGEPGVGKTRFLKEVSYRLKIKGIDVYNSYITKKENESFKVIRDILRQAIKGIPKSLLDKYGGELVKILPELNLAKDIVPTPSLGENEDKFRLYDRLLNLMDGLSKIKSLNIVIDNIHYSDIETLTIIDYILKSPKEFSIAFILSDSGDKISDSNVSKFLEEWRAKGYIEDIKLSKLGLQEIGELVQYILGMSFKPLNFSASLLKETLGNPRFIELLLYDLCSKGELRINERGNWDLINKTYSEIYLPVSFDNTLKEQLNSLDDDSLYVLKIISIFNNPVSKNSIIKMVNMDVNKLNEIVDKLVKADFVDERVGDWGYSYIVYDLKLKKMIYYSIDPIQKKELHKKSAVILEEEYKNNKNIDLEELIYHLIQSDQMDKAIDYTIDYAEEMESLLNSQSVLFWEKAYDLLKDRKDERKLRVLESIGRLYVLRYQNEKALKVYKQLLEEAEQYNSVKYIVDSKNSIAQIYYKKNDLDSAFKYSFSAKNIAKDVNNIEGLLNSIISLSKIEIYKGNYDSASKELLAGLEISEREKAEKNTGYFYNLLGIIDYYSGNMEKAEKNFLKSIEYFERTEDYVEFIKPLNNMANVYIEYYGDIDKAIEYYNKGLNISRKIGDLDLEMTFLNNVGEIYIGNHDYENGKKYIRKTKEIAENIENGNMLFLSNINLGNIYLTTGEYGLCYNCYRELKQGYIKNPNKEKEALGQYFNFMGEFYYTFGMWKKSLKNTYRAIQMCKEFDMRDYLLSKIRIILIKYYEQSKFDKEHIEEIRKEFRKRKYNFDRRKALLQFSTIAILEGDLDYAYDLLKEDEDLVQKYHKDSLDFIRNLLLYYLDGNNGDSSKLMYLENEMKNNDILYFEFYGNFIIADKFYQLGDYYKSLKFYTETLDALYRLTIRIPDKKFQIQYIKINRGNEIKQKMKSIFKEIFKKDIPYICLEDLEKEDSIEKYFEFEKISELIDNDCLRKMLGNSTDLQFTNKIKNLEDLIVNFTDNYKENLHLILEYLAEKTIAQKGFIFSYDEKNKDLSLVVSLNSKDSDIIDENILKIIGENSTGVIIKNTPKELKKKFFTESLSKENKAFICVPVYKPNGYINNFVHKDRRKHNLKNEKIIGYIYLQTDKLFNRFDYERYQLADLLSYLVFMNLENYNLKIMSTIDAMTNTYTRKYFDIIINDIMYNVKINGERFALLMIDIDKFKDINDTYGHRKGDEALSKIGNTLVQNVRSTDIVARYGGEEFIVILQNTSERDAKEVAEKLRKKIEELNIENSSCLLTVSIGISIFPDHSQFKEELIEEADQALYCAKENGRNRVEAWNSNIVNSFERVDRLAGIVTGNTVQDQRNVLALMDMVDLLRKDNSLRNKIYEFLGRTMEILSAENIILFTLSDSGKIEKSYSRKRFTKGFSKIPYYNKEILEKTIESKKGEFLIDWEDIGDVDALSGIPNWKSIVVFPLIYKGIMKGIVYLSVPLKEKEFDYNSYNFIKAICSIFSPLLN
- a CDS encoding MarR family winged helix-turn-helix transcriptional regulator; the encoded protein is MNNNCEEDVMEIERYLRKINCIVRLKGREILNDINITIPQFTALQILIHEEESLTIGELSQKMALACSTITDLIDRMEKNKLVERRKDLRDKRIVRIEVMPLGNELVQKVLEKRREYLQEQLGSFNKEDKTKLKECLKILYNAIREE
- a CDS encoding diacylglycerol/lipid kinase family protein is translated as MKKVKIIFNPSSGRQLINRKLDHICKFLIDNGYIVGKFVTEEKGDATKETIKSCKEDWDIIVVCGGDGTVNEVAKGIVLGKKKIPVAILAAGTVNDFANHMGLPKSGWDFFEMIRKGKTIDVDLGRVNDEYFMNVAASGLLTNVGYQVQSETKAVLGRMAYYLEGLKEIPRQKFEPIKVKFESEEYNGAEDILLFMISNSSSIGGFKRLAPKAEVCDGYLDCIIIQKSDIQDLVSIFINIFSGDHINHPNVRYFKTKKISVFTEEGIPIDIDGEYGGKLPATFEVLPNSFRIFIK